In the Alphaproteobacteria bacterium genome, CACCGTGTTGTGGTGCACGTAGCCCGCCGCGTTCACCAGCACGTCGATGGGCCCGACTTTTTTACTCATCTCCCGGACCAGCGCATTCACGTCGGCGGTGGAGCGCGCATCGAGCTTCGCCACCGTCGCGCCCTTCAGGCCCTTCAGTTTTTTGAGATCGACATCGGTCGCGATCACCTTCGCGCCTTCGGCGACGAACGCCGCCGCGATGGCGCGCCCGATCCCCTGCCCCGCCGCCGTCACCAGCGCGATTTTGCCTTTGAGGTCTTCCCGCCAAACCAACCTCCTTTTGATTTTCAGAGGTGCTTTATCAGATTGACGCGCACGCGGTCACCCATGTCCTCGGTGCTCTCGTGCGCGTAACCGTGGCGGGTGTACCAGGCGATGTTGAAGCTGAGCGGCTGGCCCGTGTAGAGACGGATGCAGGTGCGGCCGAGGTCGCGGGCGCGGGTTTCGGCAAACGCGAGCATCGTGTTGCCGATGCCGCGGCCTTGCGCCGCCGGCGCGACTGCGACGCTCCAGATCAGGAGATCATCGGCGCGCGGTTCGAGGATGAGGACCCCGTCAAGGGCGCCATCTTGCTCTGCGAGCCAGACCTCGTAGTCGCGAAAAATCTCCGTATAGTCCGCGAGTAGCGGCAGCGGCTCCACACCAAGCAACGGGCGGTTCTTCGCGTAAGCCGCGCGCTGCAGCGCCACGACGGCGGCAAGATCGTCAGGCGTCGCGCGCCGCAAAGTCACGCCGCATTGAGCGAGGACAGGCTCACCTTCTGCCGGCCCTGTGCGTCGAAATTCTCAGGGGCGAGCCAGCGCTCGAACGCAGCTTTGCGCGCCGGCCATTCTGAGTCGAGGATCGAATACCAGGCGGTGTCGCGGTTCTCGCCCTTCACCACCTGGTGCTGGCGGAACAGCCCCTCGTACTTGAACCCGAAGCGCAGCGCGGCGCGCTTCGAAGGCTCGTTGCGGTTGTTGCACTTCCACTCGTAGCGCCGGTAGCCGAGTTCGAAGCCGTAGCGGCCGCAGAGATAGATCGCCTCGGTCGCGGCACGCGTGCGCTGGAGCGACGGCGAATAGGTGATGAAGCCCACCTCGAACACGCCGTGCGCCGGGCGGATTTCCATCAGCCAGAGATGGCCCTTGGCTTTGTTGTCGGCGTTGTCGATGACCGCATAGGGAACGATGTCGGTGCGCTCAACCATTTGGCCAAGGAATTTCTCGTAAGCCGCGCGATCCCTCGGCTCCTCGACCGGCAGATAAGCCCACACGTCATGCGCGCCCACGAAAGCCGCCGCGATGTCGCCGCCGTGCCTGGCCACATCGAGCGGCTCCAGCCGGCAATACGCGCCTTCGAGCACCTTGCGCGGCGGAAACGGCGGCGCCTTCCAGTTCGAAAGATCGGTCATGGTCAGTGCGACGCCCTGTCCTTGGTGAAGAACGCGTTGAGTTCCGCGCCGTTCGCCGCATCCTTGAAGCCCGTGAACGTGCCCTGCTCGGCGATTTCCTTGGCCATGCGCATGAAACCGCCCCAGGCCGAGCGCGCCAGTGCGCCACCGACGCTGATGCGCCGCACGCCCATTGCGGCCAGGTCAGACACCGAATGGCCGAACGCCCCGCTGTTGAGAAAGTTCACCGGCTTGGGCGCGACCGCCTTGCACACGGCCTCGATCTGCTCGCGTGTCTTGATGCCGGGCGCATAGAGCACGTCCGCGCCCGCCGCCGAATAGGCCTTCAGCCGCGCAATCATCTGCTCGAGATCCGGCACGCCCGAGATGAAGCCTTCGGCACGGCCGGTGAGCATCACGTCGGGGGCCGCCTTGTCGATCGCGGCGCGCGCCGCCTTCATGCGCTCGACCGCGAACGGAATGTCGTAGAGCGGCTTCTCCTTGTTGCCGGTCGAGTCCTCGATCGAGAGGCCGGCGACGCCGGTCGCGCAACAGCGCGTCACGTTCTTCGCCACGCCTGCCGGATCGTCCGCGTAGCCGCCCTCGAAGTCGGCGTTCACCGGCACGTCCGTCGCGTCACAGATCTCTTTCAGATGCGCGAGCACGGTATCGACGCCGACGGCGGTATCGGCCTGCGCGACCGACCATGCGAAGCCCGACGACGTCGAGGCCAGCGCCTTGAAGCCGAGCCCTTGCAGGTAGCGCGCCGAGCCGACGTCCCACGGGTTGGGGATCATCCAGCATCCGGACAAGTGCAGCTTGCGGAATGTGGCGCGCTTCTCGGCGACCGATGGACGGGGCATGGCGATCCTCCTTCGTTTCCCCGGAACATGGACCAATGGGAGGGAGCACGACAACGCATTCTTTTGATCGGTGGGATCAGCCGCCGTCATCCAGGCTTGGATTTTTCCTTCGCGCGCTCGGCGTTGCAGTAGGCGCACCATTCCTCCCACTCGGTTTTGGTCGCGCGCGCGGCCGCGGTCGCGGCCTTGAGCAGCCAGTCGCGCGGACGCGCGTCGAGATCGTCGGCGATCGCCTGGCGGCGGCGCGGCGTGCCGCGATGGATTGCCGCAAGATCGCGCCCCATGGCGTGCAGCATCCTTGGATTGACCAGCACCGACGGCGGCACCGTCTTGTGCGATTCATCGGTACTCTTGGCGGCCTTCGGCTTGGCTTCGACCTTGTAGTCGTTGGGCGAGAGCTTGCGCACCAGCACGCGGCCGTCGAGGTGATAGAACGCATCCGGACAGCGGTATTTTCCGCGCGCGATCTCCTCGCAGCGCAAGGCTTGCGAGCCGCCGTGGGCGCGCGTCCACCCCGAGCGCACGATCGCCTTCGCCTCACGGATGATGAAGTCACTGCGCCAACGCCCGACGCCGAAGTAGCGCGGACGCCCGAGGCTGCCGGTGCCGGCCGTACGCGAGAAGAATTCGAACATCACACTCTTGTCGGGCCGCGCCGCATTGAGCGCTTTGACGTAACGCGGGCGCATCTTGCCCGCCGGTTTGACCTTCGATTTCTTGCCCAGCCTGTTGAGCCGCTTCGGATCGAATTTCTTCCAGAAGCTTTTGCGCTCGGCGTCGCTCACCACCACGATATCGCGCAGCCACTCGCTGTGGCGGTCGAGCACATAAGGCCTGGGATTCTCCAGGCCCTCGACATAGCCCTTGAGCACGTTGCCGCAGATCGCGCGCGGCGTCACCCCTCGCACCTGCGCCAGCATCGCGCTCACCGAGAGCCGCACGAGGTCGAGCGCGTAGGGCATCCGCGCCGCCTCGTCGTAGTCGTTCACGCCCCCAGACGAGCCGCCCCTCAGCGTCGCGCCAGGTGCCGTAGTTCTCGACGTGAAGATCGCCGACCGCGAGCACATGCGGCGCCCTCTTCAGGTCGGGGCAGATCTTGAAAATCGTTTCCGCCCAGCGCCAATAGGTCGCGCGCAAAAACTGAAACGGATCGGCTGCCATTTTGTCGTGTTTCGAGGCAAGATCATCGCGCACGATGTCGCCTTTGAGCTGCTTGCGCAGCCAGGCATCGTAACGTTCGACCGAGCTAATGATGTTCATGCGCCCTCCAGAAGGCCGCACCGCGCCCGGATGACACGCTAGCGGCTTTGCGGCTATCTGGCGAGACGCCGCAGGAGCCGCCTATACTCGTGCGCCGCGAACGAGAGCCTCATGCGAGAACTTAGCCCCACCGGAACGCTGCGCGTCGGGATCGTCTTCGCGCCCGTGATGTCGACCTTTTTCGTCGTCAAGGACGAGGCCGGCAAGCCGAAGGGCGTCACCGTCGATATCGGCGAGGCTCTGGGCAGGAAGCTCAAGGTGCCGGTCGAGTTTGTGCTCTATCCGAAC is a window encoding:
- a CDS encoding GNAT family N-acetyltransferase, whose amino-acid sequence is MTLRRATPDDLAAVVALQRAAYAKNRPLLGVEPLPLLADYTEIFRDYEVWLAEQDGALDGVLILEPRADDLLIWSVAVAPAAQGRGIGNTMLAFAETRARDLGRTCIRLYTGQPLSFNIAWYTRHGYAHESTEDMGDRVRVNLIKHL
- a CDS encoding GNAT family protein; translated protein: MTDLSNWKAPPFPPRKVLEGAYCRLEPLDVARHGGDIAAAFVGAHDVWAYLPVEEPRDRAAYEKFLGQMVERTDIVPYAVIDNADNKAKGHLWLMEIRPAHGVFEVGFITYSPSLQRTRAATEAIYLCGRYGFELGYRRYEWKCNNRNEPSKRAALRFGFKYEGLFRQHQVVKGENRDTAWYSILDSEWPARKAAFERWLAPENFDAQGRQKVSLSSLNAA
- a CDS encoding isocitrate lyase/phosphoenolpyruvate mutase family protein, which codes for MPRPSVAEKRATFRKLHLSGCWMIPNPWDVGSARYLQGLGFKALASTSSGFAWSVAQADTAVGVDTVLAHLKEICDATDVPVNADFEGGYADDPAGVAKNVTRCCATGVAGLSIEDSTGNKEKPLYDIPFAVERMKAARAAIDKAAPDVMLTGRAEGFISGVPDLEQMIARLKAYSAAGADVLYAPGIKTREQIEAVCKAVAPKPVNFLNSGAFGHSVSDLAAMGVRRISVGGALARSAWGGFMRMAKEIAEQGTFTGFKDAANGAELNAFFTKDRASH
- a CDS encoding DUF2252 family protein, which gives rise to MAADPFQFLRATYWRWAETIFKICPDLKRAPHVLAVGDLHVENYGTWRDAEGRLVWGRERLRRGGADALRARPRAALGERDAGAGARGDAARDLRQRAQGLCRGPGESQALCARPPQRVAARYRGGERRRAQKLLEEIRSEAAQQAGQEIEGQTGGQDAPALRQSAQCGAARQECDVRILLAYGRHRQPRASALLRRRALAQ